GACTGGCCGCCTGCCAGGGAGAGCGGCGGTCGGTGATCGGCCTGTGGCTTTCGATCGGCGAGGCGCGGGCGCAACACCAGCTCGCAATAGCATTCATGGTGAGCCTGGAGGGAAAGTCTCAAGAGCCAGCCTTTGCGGATCTACGCACCTGCCACGCGGTGGAACGGTGCGCTCCCCCGTTATGTCGACGATGAATGAACGATCACCCATCGCTATTGTATCGCAGGAAGGCGAATCTGGGACAGTCGCTCGTCACGAATGCACACGCGCCGCAGCAAGAGCATGCCCATACGCACAAATGCACGAGTGTGGCGCAGCCCGCGCGAACCGAGGCATCATCTTTGAGATAGGATGGGCGGTCCCGCGCTGCCCTTCTCGCACGCCGACTAGGTGGGACAGCCAGCTTGCAGGGCTGCCTTCCGGACCTGTCCTTGCTCACACTGCTTCCAGATACTCTCGCTGAAGGTCGTTCCTGTGAGCTTTCCCCTTCCTTATGACGCGGCCGGTGCAGTGCCTCCGCTGCTGCCGCCGTTGCCATCCTCGGCGGCCGCGGCGGCCCCGGGGATCGATCTCGCCAGGCTGCGCCGCGCTCTCTGCGATGTCGGCCAGGTCACCCGTATCGAGCAGCTTGGCCAGAGTGGCCCGCCGCTCGCGTCGGCTGGCAGCCACAGCCTCTTCCACTGCCTGTTCGGGCGCGACTCCCTGCGGATGTCGCTCGATCTGTTGTCGGACTTCCCGCTGGTCGCCCGAGCGACGCTGCTGGCCCTGGCCGGTCTCCAGGGAGTGCGGACCCTGCCACGCGCAGAAGAGGAGCCGGGCCGCATCCTCCACGAGCATCGCCAGCTGGGAGACCCCCTGCTGCCCGAGCTTGAGCGCTTCTGGACGTTTCCCTACTACGGTGCGGTGGACAGCACGCCGCAGTGGATCCACCTGCTGGCAGCGCATGCCGAGCTGTACGGCGACGCGATCCTTGCCGAGACGGTGATAGACCGACTCGGGCAGGCGCGCACGCTGCTCGACGCGATGGAGGCGGCGCTCGGCTGGATCGTGAGCCGCCTCGACAACCCCGTGGGCGGCGGCTACCTCTGGGTGCGCCGCGCCCATCCCCACGGCATCCCCAACCAGGTGTGGGAAGATTCGGCGGACTCGTACTACCACGCCGATGGCGTCCTGTTCGACGTGACCCGGCCGTACGCGCCGGTGGCGGTCCAGGGCTACGTCTACGATGCCCTCCTGGGGGCCGCCGAACTGTCCGAGCGCACACCGGCCGCCGCAGGCCGGCCGCTCCTCGAGCCGGCCACGCTGCGTCAGCGGGCGGCCGACCTCCGCGAGCGCTTCCTGGCCCAGTTCTGGCAGCCGGATCTCGGCACGTTCGCCCTGGCACTCACGTTCGACGGCGATCCGCCGTCGCCGGGCCGCCCGGCCCGGGTGATCGCGTCAAGCCCTGGGCACCTGCTCGCCAGCCGCCTGCTCGACGGCGACGACGTGGCCTCGCTCCGAGGACAGCTGATCGCGCGGCTGTTCCAGCCCGACATGCTGGCCGGGGCTGGCATCCGGACCCGCTGGACTGGCTCGCCGCGCTTCCGCGCCGGCTCGTACCACAACGGCTCGACGTGGCCGATGGACACGGGAGTCATCGCGGATGGGCTGCGCCGTCACGGCGTACACGCCCTGGCCGATGAACTGGAGTCGCGCATCCTGGCTGGCTGCGGGCAGGCCGGGGCCTTCCCCGAGTTCTTTCGTGGGGATCCCGATGGCAGCATCGCCATCAACGTGACCACGCTCGACGTGCTGCAGGACGGGGTGACCAACCGGCTCGAGCAGCCGCCGCAGATGGAGCAGGGCTGGACGATCACTCGGGTCTGGAGCATCCTCCGCCGGCGCGGCGCCATCGCCGCCGTGTGACCCCTCGCCCGACGCCCGCCTGACGATGCGACGTCAGATGAAGCGGTCGCGCCCGTCGCAGAATGTGCGGCAAGGCCCGTGCCGGCCAGGACGAATCGATGGCCGGCCAGGACGCTTTGACGCAGGCGATGCACGGGCCGAGGCTGGAGATCAGGTGGCGTAGCTGGCGCGGGTCTTGACTGTGCCGTCCCACTCCGAGAGCGGGCCGCCCTGCCAGGCCCAATCCGCGCCGACGCGGTCATGCCCGGGCAGCTCCAGGCGGCCGGTCGCCCAGCGGAGTGCCGCCCACGGCTCGACGTTCGTGGGCGCCCAGGGGAAGAGTCGCCTGACGGCCCGCTGGCATACGCCTGGGGGCGGCCCGAACGTCGCGCCCAGGCTGCGCGCGATGTCGTCGGTGTGCAGGAAGATCTCGGTGCAGGCGATGGCCACGTAGCCCTCGGGGTCGGGCCGCCCCCAGATCCGGAAGCCGCGCGCTGTCGGCTCGGCGGCCCGCACCACGACGTCGAGCACGCCCGCGCGCAGCCGCAGCAGCGCCAGCAACTGCGCGATGCTCAGGTTCGGGTCGCGGAGCTGATCGGGCGGGGTCGGGTCGCCGGTCGGTGTGGCAAGCCAGCGGCTGTATTTGTCGAGCGCGATGGTCACATGTTCGAGGGTCCAGCGGCAGGTCCACTCCAGGCCGGTGGCCGGCTGCGACCAGTCAGCCTCGCTCAGGGGCAGCAACGCGGTCTCGCAGACGCGGGCCGCCACGCGCACATCCTCCGCCTGCGGGGCGCTGGCATGGTGCGGATCACTCGCATGGCCCGTCGATCCTCCGGCCCCGGTCGTCGCTCCCTGCTCTGTCACGGTGCAACCCTCCCTGCATCGCATGGGTACCTGAACGGGATCGTACTGCCCGGCCGATGCTGGTCGCTGCTCGCCAGCAGGCCGGTACGCGCTCTGCATCACCCGGCGGCAGAAGCATGAGCGATCAGGAGGATTCTCGATGGCGCAGAAGAAGCAGCAGGACGACAAGCCGCTGCGAGGCGTCGGTGCGAAGGAGCAGCGGATGTACGAGCACATCCGAGACGAGGCGACGGACGATCATCGCTACGGCAAGCGCGCCGAGGAGGTGGCGGCCCGGACGGTCATGAAGCACCACCGCGAGGAGCATCACAAGACTGGCCAGTAGGAAAAAGTGCCATGATCGGCTCAACGCGATGCGCTCCGTGCCTTTCATCCTGAGCGCGAGCGCGATCCTGCTCTACGGCGGCTGCGGAGCGGTCAACGCGATGCGCTCGGTGCCTGTCGTCCTGAGCGCAGCGAAGGATCTCACCCGCTGACCGTCAAGATCGCGTCGGCGGGTGAGATCCTTCGCTGCGCTCAGGATGACAATTGCAGCTTGCACGCTTTCACCCCATCATTCCCACGCCCCACGCCCCACGCCCCACGCCCCACGCCCCACGCCCCACGCCCCACGCCCCACGCCCCACGCCCCACGCCCCACGCCCCACGCCCCACGCCCCACG
This sequence is a window from Chloroflexota bacterium. Protein-coding genes within it:
- a CDS encoding DinB family protein is translated as MTEQGATTGAGGSTGHASDPHHASAPQAEDVRVAARVCETALLPLSEADWSQPATGLEWTCRWTLEHVTIALDKYSRWLATPTGDPTPPDQLRDPNLSIAQLLALLRLRAGVLDVVVRAAEPTARGFRIWGRPDPEGYVAIACTEIFLHTDDIARSLGATFGPPPGVCQRAVRRLFPWAPTNVEPWAALRWATGRLELPGHDRVGADWAWQGGPLSEWDGTVKTRASYAT